The genomic segment cgtctttctcctgcaTCGCCGTTTCTTCAGCGCATACCTGTTACATGGGTTTTTGCTCTCCCTTTCTCAGGCGTTTCcgagcttcttttctctgcggaCTCTGGGTCTTTGCGAGGTCCCGTTCGCGGGGCGCCTGCTTGCCTCGCTTCGGGCGCGACCGCCAGGATGGCAGCCGCTGCGTGTGCCGGCTCTGTGCCGTCTCAGTCGTCTCCTGTGGTGACCCCGGCGAAGGCGTCGGGcccgttcttttctctgtctctctcctccacggCCTCGCAGGACAGCTCACCTTCTGCAGCCTCCGGGGTCGGCAACTTCTTCCCGTCTCACTCGACCGGCATGCCCTCGCCTGCAAATCTGTTTACCGCGGCGgactctccgtcgtctctgctcgAGCTGGGCGTCAGTGCCCAGAGCCTTCTGGGTGCGCAGGGGCgcgccgcctcgccttctgggCTCCAAATGGGCCAGGGCGCCCCCCAGCAGGGCCCCCAGGGGCTGGGCCCAGACGGCAGCCTGGACGCGTCTGTGGGGTCACTGGATGCTCTGGGCGGGACGGGGCCTGCGCACTCAGCCTCGAACGTTTCCGTGTGTCAGTCTTCGTGTTTTCCGGGCCTGCTGCCTCCCTTCAACTCTGGAGGCGCCGGCATGCAGTTTCGCGGGCAACTCCACATgccctccttctcctcagATCTCTCACTCGGGTCACAGCCCGGCGCCGCGTCTCGCGCGCCGCACGAGGGGAGCTTTCTCCCGCAGCTGTCGGGTATCGGGGGACTCGGTGGCCCCCAGGGGTTTCCGGCATTCTCTTCGTTTGGGGGAGTGGACGCCGCACGCGcggctcttttcttcgctcagAATTCGTGTCCACCACAGTCGTTGGCCTGCCAGAACGGCGCAGTGCCGCAGCCCGGGGTGTCTCCGGGCGCGGCAGGCCCGCCTAACGTTGCGTTGAGTCCTGCGGGCCCCAACCCGCGCGCTTCGGCAGCCGCGGGCGCGGTCGGGGCGAGCGGGCCCGAAAGCCCCGGGAATTTCATAACAGCACCGCAGCCCGCGATGTCTCTGTTCGGGAGCGGCCCCGCAGGCCTGCCTCCCGCTGAACAGTCACACAGCTTTTTGGATGCCTCGTCGAATGTGGGGACTGTCACGAATTTCTCGATGCAGTCCCCGACCAACTACGGTGTGTACCCGTTCGGAGCGGGCGTGGCGCCGCAGGCGTCAGGATGTCCGGGCCCGtggccttcgtcttccctaTCTCTGAATCCCTCTCCTCGGTTGCCCTCGAGTGTGCAAAGCCCCGAGGTTTTCGCACCCGAGGGGGCGCAGGCCCTACCGAGCCTGGGGGTCGTGCCGGGGAGCCCAGGCTGCCCCGCGGCGCCACCGGCCCTGGTGCCGCACAGTTCTATCCAGGGACAGCGGCGGGAGGGatccgtgcatgcgcagccgTCCCTTCAATCTCCCCTCCCGACCGCGGGGACGGTGAATCGGGGCAGCTCGCCGGCCGCGGCGGGGCTTCCCGTCGCGAGTCCTTCGGGCGCAGACGTCGGCGCGGGGGCCGAGACCCCCGGCGCAGACACCGCAGAGTCGATTCCGAGCAACGCACTGCCGAAGAAGTACAGTGGCATTTGGTTCGATCCGCAGCAGAACTGCTGGCGGGCGTCTTGGGTCTGTGCCACAAGTGGAAAACGCAAGTTTCGATACTTTTCCGCGGCCAAGTTCGGGCACCGCCACGCTTTGCAACTTGCGAAAGTCACAAAGGAACGGGCCGttgagagaaagaagattcGTCTACCCTCGGCCGCGAGCGGCCGCGGCCCGGCGCATCCGCCTGGTGGCACTCTCGTGGCGACGCCGAAGCTAGATCCCGCGGAGTTGGGCTCCAAAGCCTTCTCGAGTGAAAAGCCAGGCGACAGTCCAGTCCCGAGCCAACAGGCTCCCGTGACGGCCCCGGTCAAAGCCGAAGATGCGAAGGAGGGGCCCGCGCCTGCCGCGCCGGCAGGGCTGGAGGTGCCAGGCACCCCGGAAATTCAAGCGACACCATGTGAGATGCTCGTGAAGGATGAAGGCTCCCTCACGGCGGGGCCAGGAGGCCCTCAGCCCGTCAGCGACCCGCCCACGGCCGAGGGCGCCTCGCCAGCACGCGACGAGGACGGCAAACGGCCGGGGGGCGCTCTGGATCCTGTTGCCCTCGCCGAGAAGGCTCGCGAAATGCTTAAGGTCCCCGGAGTCTACTACGACAGCGCGCGAATGATCTGGAGGGCTTTCTGGCATGAAGGCGGCCGCCGAGTGATCCGGTACTTTACGGTGAACAAGCATGGGTTCCAGCGCGCCCACGAACTTGCCCTCCTCACGCGGCGTCAAGCAGCGATGGCCATGCAGCAGCGCCGGAGACAGTTGACGGCGGGCCTTGTTCTCGCTGTGAACTGTGGGACGGGGCCAGCGAGTCCGGGGACCCCCGCGCCTCCGGGCAGTGTGGAGTCCAAGGACGGTGCGGAGAAGGGCGAGGGCCTGAGCAACGTCCGTGCGTCGCCGGGACTGGCGGCTGTGGGACTGGACGCTTTCGCCGGCGGGATGAACACGGGCCTGCAGACGAGTGGAGGCGCGCCGCATGCGGCTGAGTGTGTGGCCCGTCCCGTGTGCAATTGTGGGCAGATGGACgggatgcatgcgcatggGTGCCAGTTGCTCTTGTCGCAGGACCGAGGCCTGGGTTGCGCGGTCCCTGCTGCGCCCCCCTTTCTCGCGCCCAGCCAGGGCGTGATGGCACCGGGCGTCCCCGGCGCGTACCCGAGCGGCCAGCCGAACTACTACCCGGCGACGGGGCCCAGGGGCGTGGGGTTTCCGGCGGGGGCCCCGAGGCCCGGAAACTTTGACCCGGCCCTCGGGGGCGCGCCTGCGTCTGCGACCTTCCCTCCCCCGTCTCCGAACGGCACGACGGCGACAAGCTCCAGTGGAGGGGGCGGCGGGTGCCGCGTGGACTACCTGGAGAGAGTTGCGCAGCTCCCGAAGGAAGAGCAGGTAGAGTGGAGCGAGGAACTGAAAGCCTGGGTAGTCACGCCCTTCCCGCAGGGCAGCGGCCTGTTGCTCAAGGGGGGTGCCCGGGGGGCGGGGAGCGACAAGGGCGAGGGCGCCACGGCCCACGGGACGCGCCTCTCGCGCATGGCCGACGGCCGAGAGATCCTCAAGATGTTCACCATTCGCAAGTACGGCTTCCGCGTTGCGCGCGAGATGGCCATCGAGTGGCGCAAccgccgcagagaaaaactccGGGTGGAAAGCGAACAGCAGCAAATGCTCCATCTCCGACACAAAGCCCCTGGCGCGAAAGGCACCAGAGACAACGCCGGTGGCGTCGCCCCAGGTCCAGCCGTCCCCGCCTTGGACCCCGTCCATGCCATCAACACGGCACCCACCCCGACGGGAGCGAATCCGGCTCTGCAGGTGAGGGATGAACTCGAGAAAGGCTCCATTTCGATGCTTCTGTTTTGGGACTTCGGAAAACAGAGCGGGGGTTACTTCACTTGGAGAAAGgcaagcgaggaaaagcCTGCTGTAGGTGGCTCCATTGTAGAGTCGCCAGGCTCGTAGCTGGTGTGGCTTTGTGTGGTGTGAGTGTAGTATGGTGTTTGAAGGAAGGCGGGGCATCGCTATACTCCAGAGTCCGTTTGCGTGCTTAAGGAGGTGCAGGTGCGTTGGCTTTTTTCAttttgcgtgcatgcaggcggaAACTCGTCGTGCAGCGAGCCCAAGTTTCTCGGCGTCGACGTGTTCGTCGAATCCCAGTTCGCCGCCGAATTCCTCAGGCCCGCATCAACAGAATTTGAGACATCTGATGGTCTCAGCAACGGGCACGGGGTTCGGCGCGTGCGACCCATCTGGTCTCTCGTCACCTTTCATGCAGGTGAACATCCCCTGTGTGGGGGGGCAGAAGATGCCTCCCGAGACACCGAGCGCAagtgcctcttctctttctggctACAGTAACCCGCTCTCGTCCCCTCATCTGGCGTCTCAGagtcctctcttcttgcagGCGCCAAGCGGAGGCCCTGCAGGCGtggtgtctccgctgtcACAGTTCCCCACGGGTCTGGGGCCGACCCCGCAGGCGGCACCGGGTGGGTCTCTGGGGACGCCTCAGGGGGCGGCTTCGGCAGGCCTCTCGGGGGCAGGTAACTCGGCATCGTCGATGGTCGGCGGTTCCGTAGGTCTGTCTGCGACTGCGTCGGGGTCGGGGGCGTTCTTGGAACCCCCTGATGCCCGCAGCAGTCTGCCTGCCGGATGTGGGGACCTAGTCCGCACGGGCATGGGTGAACCGGTGCCCGAATCAGGCGTTTTGTCGCAGACTCCCGCAGCGTCGGCGGCGAGTCTGCCATCGACTCTGGGATTTGTGAAGCCTCCGGAGCCCTCGTCTGTCCCGGGCAGCAGCGAGGTTCCCTCCACTCGGGACTGCCCTGCCAACTGGCTGCTTCTCCCGGATGGAAGCCCGCGGTGTCCTCGAaccggcgaggagacaggagacacgtCGACGCCTTTCGTGTCCCAGCTGTTCGATCCGAAAGTGGGGACCTGGCCGTCGCCCCAGGCAGCTGCGCCCGACACTGTGTCACGCCCCGTGGGGAACCCCGGCGCGGCTGGAGCCTCTgggtcttctctcgccttcttcccgtctccgccgacttccctctcctcttccacgTCGTACCCTTGTCCCCCGACGTCCCCCGCGGTGCCGTCGCTTCCTCACTCGATGCCTCCGTGCACACCGTCGCCAGGTGACGCCTCAAAAAAACTGTCGGGACCAGAAAAGTCGCTTCTTCCAGTTTCGCAAGTCAGTGTGCCTCCAGAGGGGTTCGGACTTTGCGCGCCTTCTGAGGGCTTCCTGCCTTCGTCCTCCGacggcttcttccttccacCTGGCGGCGTGCCCCAGGCGGCGACAGCTGCGGCGGCCGCGGCCCTCGCGGGCCCGCCGCCCTCGCAacttcttctgcagcagcaacGGGAGCAGCAgtcgaggcgaaggcgagaaggagttCGGGACGAtggcgcgaagaaggaagaggagagcgaggaaaacggCGGGAGCGTCGgggaggaaggcagcagcgTGGAGGCTGTCGGCGTGATGCGGAACGCCGTCTCTCACGTGTTGAGGAACTTGCAGGAGGTGTGTATCCCGGGGctcctctgcagctgctcgctGGAGTCGGAGATTTTCAACTACCTCGCTGCGCGCCTAGACGAGTGGACCAAGGCGGTCCACGCCCACCGCCAGCTGTGCGCCTCTGTGCTGTCGAATCCGAAGGTCGAGAAAGCCGGGCCAAAGGAGTCAGTGAAGACGGAGGGCGACGAGAAGGGACCAGGCGGGAAGCCCGGCGACGCCGGGGCGAACGACGCGAAGGAGCTGAGCACCGACCCCGCCACAGACCCCCAGGCCGCAACTATGGTTCTGGCTCCGTACCTGAAACTGTTTGCCCAGTGCATCCGGAAAAACCGGTTGCCAAACGAAATGGAGCCGGAGGTCCAGgtgcttctcctcgacgcTCTCGTCCACTTGGGGGCCCTGTCGGGCTTCGGCGGCCAGACGCCGCCTGCAGACGCAGCCGCAGACGGTGCGACTGGGACAACAGAGCCGGACCAGGTCGCAAAGGGCGGAGCTGTGGGGATCCAGCAGTATCCGAAGGCAGTGGAGCAGGCTCAGTGAACGGCGAGAGGGGCAGAAGTGGGTTGGACCCCGCGGCTGTCTGTCGCTGTGTCAATAGTCGCAGAGAGATTTGGGTCGTCGATATGGCTGTGGAAATTAGGGGGTGATAAGTGtgcggagacgagacactTTTAGACGTGGACAAGAGGACTCTGCGCGTGCATGAGACAGGTAAGAACCAGAGGGCGCAGTCGTCTCGGGTGAGCGAGGAAAGGCTTCACCGAAGACGAGTGGACGGCAAAGACAGGTCCGGAAGGCAGATTGCCACCTCCGCGTTGCTCCATTTCTCGGCTCCTTCAGAGCTCGAAGCCTGGAGGCTCGAGCGAACTGGCGAGGGAAGACAGACGGAACAAGACAGCTTTCTCGGTGACTCAGACGGCCACGTGGACGGGAATGCTCGAAACATAAGCAGAAACCCTCTGACGGGGAAGTTTGAATGTAGCGACAGTTGAAGGCAGACCCGATGCGCTCGCAGAGTGCGGACGACCCTGTCAGCAAAGGTTGTAAAATCGCGAGAGCCGTTTTTGGTGGCAGAGGGCTGGGGGGGTCCGCAGGGTGCTgggctgtgcatgcaggaacACGAGCTCATGACATGGTCCTCCCAGGGCTAAAAGGAATGGGAATTCTGTTATTTGCATTTGAGGTTCCACTGAGCGCGCATAGGGATCGTTGCGAAAGGGAAATGTGGTGGAAAATGTGGATATCAAGTCCACATTGCTGGCTAGCTGCGGCGGGACAGAGAGACTAGGCACAGCTGCAGATTCAGCGCTGCTGTTCGCGACGGGGACGGTTGTCACAGATTGTTTCGGGTTCAAAGGGGCGCTTGCTTGCACGTGCACGGAGCTCACCTACATAGGACGCCTGTTAGGAGACTTGACACTGGGTGGCGAAGTATCAACGAGTGGCGTGGAGATGCCTCTTGCAGACGTGGTATAGCGTGTATGTGGTTGTTTTAAGGCCTCCTGGATACTTTCTAGTGCCGAAGCGTGTGCAGAGAGGCAGTTTGGGGCTGTAGGTAGGACTGTCAACATAGGAGACAAAACGGTGATGCATGCACCGTCAGCACGCGCTCACAGGCTCTTGCGCGAAAGTGGTTAGATCGGTGTTTCTGGCGGAACGGCGGATGCGTCTGTTCAGTGATGTGATTCAGAGGGAGCGTCACACGGGGTAGTGGTTGTCGGTAAAAGCATGGCCGATGAAGCGTGATGGCTGCTTCGTGTTTTTTGCTGTCCAACGAAGAAAATGGGGCTGAGCGGGTCACCGCGGAATCCTGGTACGGAAAGAACTCAGGTGCTCAGAAAGCCTTGCCTTTGTTtggaggcgcatgcatgcattccgCAGGAGTGGAGCGTCCAGGTGCATGTAACAGAGAGTGTCAGTTGGTGGGATCTTCGATGCCAGTTGACTGTCTTGGAGATCACGCGATTGGGGAAGGGAACAAACATTGCGGTCTCCGGCATGTAAATTTTTTTGTATTTCGACTGCTTTTGACTCTATGCCGTGCGTTTTGGTGGCCGCAAAAGCAAGATATCGCGCTGGCAGCAGTGCCCCTCTGGCATGCTAGACAGTTGGTTGTAGGCTTCTTTTTGTGCATCGGCGTGTCTGATTTGTGCGCATGCTTGCATGAGCTGGTCACGTGCTTCTCGTATTCAAAGTCGCTATTCCATTCCATGTCAtcggaggaagagcaggcgaagcgagCTTCCCTCGGCCTCGTGAGTGGCCCGCAAACAAGTTTGCTTCCAGTGAGGGGCGTTCCCGCGTGATGCATGAGGTTTTTTTCCGCTTCGTTGACGCGCTCGTCTTCACAAGTCTGAAAGGAAGTTTGATCTTTTGTCCGCGGTATGTTGAGGGATCCAGAACCGGGCCCCTGACGCTCAGTCACGGTGATTTGCAGAAGCAAAGCGGAATCTCCGAGAAACCGACTTCGACTGCGCGGAAACTGAAACGTTTTGAAGATTCGAGAGAAATTCGTTTACAGCAAAAACAGTGTTCCGGGGCGAACGAGGTAGTCACAACAAGTTTGGCAGCTTCGTCCCTCGGTCTCTCCAAGAGTACGGCCCTTGCGGTTCTGTCGTGCTACATAATACATCGCTTGGTTGCTAGCGAACACACCAGTTTTCTGCTGGGTATCACTTTAGCATCCGCCTCTGCAGCAGGTAGTCCGTTTCTGTTCAACAGGAGCCACCGTGTGGTTCGGCACATAGCTACTTGGAGCGAGAAACCAAGCGCAGAATGTGCGTTTTCATCAAGACAGTAGAAGAACGCACAGCAAGTGTAACTCTCCGATAAACCCTCGAATTTTAGGAAGAGATGACGACTCCCCcctcttccgtttttctcttatACCCCGCAAAAATGCCGAGGCAGTCTGGATTTTACCCTTTTAGTCGTTAATGGACCTCTGCAAGGCTGTCAGGACACTGAAACAGGTTATTTGTGACTGTCTGCTATTGGTCGAGGGAAGGCGCAAACTGATCGTGGCACCTTCGGATTCCGCAGATCGCAATGGAGACTCAACTGGAGACTCTCAGATGTGAACACACACACTGTGGGGGACCTGCCATCACATAAGCGCACAGAGGGGAAGTGCACATTCCGCGTGCACGCACTTCGAGGGATATCCATTGTTTTGACGGGAAGCTGACGAGAAATAAATGAAGCGGAGGTTTTCTTTAGGGGAGGACTACAGTCACTTATCGTCGGCGTGTGAGTTCGAGGCATGCTTCCCCGTTCTGAGATTTTTTGGTTGACGatgccgtttctctctccgctagTTTTCGGGGGCAACAGCTGGTGTGTGAAAGCACCGAAACTTACATATAGAACCCTTTTCTAGTCGTATCATTGCAGCGGCTGTTCACATATGCATCTGTTGTGGTAGCCGACCATCTTCACGTTCAATTTCTTGCCCAACTTGCGTGCGCGAGATTCCATATGCATAGAATAGGTGTTACGTTTGAGAAATTCTTTCACGTGTTGTCACAcgcttctttcgttttcagaCTCTATCAAGAAGTAAGTCGACACACTTTGGCTATCTGGGCTGGCTTGGTCTTTCTAGTAGGCAATGTCAACACACAAAAGATTTTGACCAGCTCTCACGCTCATCACGCATTCATCCACACATGGAATCACTTTGGAGTCCACCTCCATTTCAGTGTGCGCTGATCTTGTTGTCGTCCGCAAATACGAGGTGAACCCTCGACCCGTGTAATGGCTTAGAGACAGTTGAGGAAGGCGGTCCTATCCGAGATCGAACTAGCCACCTTTTAGATGCTCGTTCCTGTCATTCCCGAGTTAGCACAGCCCTGTTAGCGCCTCCGGTAAGATAACCTTTCCACCTGATGGACCGCTATACAAgtcctctcgttttctttccctcAGAGCACATGTCTCAGCCAAAAGTTGCTCCGTGTGCAGATACGGGCTACATTCCCGAAGGGAAGACTGATCTACGACGCCTAACCTGTTTGTATTGTATCGAACTAGCACATCTCGCGATCATCGAGCGTATCAACAAGATTTAGTCAATCCCGAAGATATCTGAGACGATCACGCTATTCCAAATCACAGCCAGAGCCTGTGTGTGCCACCTCTCCAAGGCTTTGTCATCGGAACTCATTAGCATCAAGCTTGACGGCAATTTCGCAAGAAATGTGCAGTAAGGTCCTACTCTGTTGCCAGGCTTCCACAAAGGCTGCCCCAAGCCCTCAACATCGGTCTGCGGCTTTTCCAACGAACACAATACGCACCCTGAAAAAACCTAGTGGTCATCATGTGAATCGGACATCTGTCCAACAAAGTCACAATCGAGTGAACAATGCAACCAGAATCGTGAGCTTAGGCTGGAGACTCGCCATTTCAGAACTCCCTGAACATGTTATTCAAGCCGAGCCTGATGTGTGGACACTCGCCAGCAAACAAGCCAGTGTGTACAATTTGCCGTGTCGTTCCGGAGTGTATCGAAGTAGCAAATGTGTCAAGTTGTCACAGGCATCGATGCTCTGGTATGCTGAAGAAGGGTCAAGTGTTTGCTGTGAGTCTGTGAGGGACTCTCGCTGGCCGCTAGCTCTCGGCGCTGTTCGCTGCTTTACCCTCCTCCCGTCTGTCCCACCAGCGTCGTCCGAACTGGTAAAAAGGCGGGGCGGCAGGCAGGGTATACAGCCGTTACCTTTccgtgtctttcttttcggcTTTTTCTCATGTTACGAACGGCTTCCCCGTTCGCTGTTCAGTTCCTTCAAAAACCTCCCCGTTGTTTTCCGTGAAAAGTTGCCTCCGACCGCCGCGTGTATATGCCACTCAGACCTACGTAACGTTGTTGCTGTCTTCTTTGCCAACtgattttttttctgttgaaGAGCCTGTTAGTTTGCGGATGTGCGTATTCCTCCGTATGGATGGTTTCACTCGTTTACAGTCGCTGTTggtttccctcgcttcttggCTGTTTCTGAGTGTCACCGCAAGCGTGCAGCACAGCAGCACGGCTGCTTCGGATCGCTGAACAAGCTCTTGTCTGTTTCAGACCACGTTTCGCGTTTGCTCTCACAAGAACAAATTTTCAATAAGACATCTGGGATGAACGGCAAAAATGCCTTCCTGGGAGGCATTTTCTGACCTCACATTTTCCACGAAGGAATGGGCTTTCTCGATCCCTGCTTTAGCCGTCCGCCTCTTCGCCGTCCCCAGGGGCTTGTCTTGATGTCGTCCTGTGAAAATCAACTCCCCGTCGTATCCATGACGCCTCGCGATCTAAACCCATCAAGCGGACTGGAAAGTAAAGGTATCTAGCGTCTCAAGTGGTGTTTCTGTGTTCAGTCGGCCACCGAAACGGCGCCCCTGGATGATAGCTCTGCTGTTCTTAGGGAAGACCTCTCCGTTATTTATCGTCTCTCAGTCACTTGTCTCTCCGTATTTTAGCCCCTTCCCAGCCTTGTTAaatttcttctctctattTTCCCCCGGTGGAAGGGAGCGGGCCCCAATGCCcccgtgtctcctccctACCTCTATGTGTTGGGAAGCCTTTCCTGTGGGCACTCTCTGTGGCGTGGCACGTGTATTCTCTggttttcttgttttcttttctgtccgcCGACAAACGGGTCGCCAAGTCGGCAGGTTTTAAAAGTAAATGAGGCTCGTGATTCCCTCATTGGTCTatgtctcgcctctgcagctcctCCCGGTTCCCGGGTCTCTCGCTGGTGGCCCTGTTCGTTGCCTGCATCCGCGCTGACTTTCCCGGTCTTTGTCTCCGAGTTCGAGTGACGACCACTCGCCTTCTTAAccgtttgcttctttcctcttcatctgctCACCCTCTGGTTTCTAGATGTGTCTCGGCCTCGTCTGGGCCGCTCGTCTTTGCCTTGGCGGCGGCCGGCGTCTCAGACTGTGAACCGTGAATCCTTTCGGCTGCGAGTTCTCTCATCGCCTCTCTCgacctgtctctctgcccctGTCAGCACGATGCTGGCATCGGCCGTCGTGGACCTCATCAACAATGCAGCGAGCGAGTTCGTGGTGGGCCTGGACAGCAGCCAGCTGGACTTCTCGGACCTTCTGTCCGGGAAGGTGGATCTGCGGCACCTCCAGCTGAAACAGGCGGCCTTTGACTCGCTGTCTATGCCCGTAAAGCTTCTCTTCAGCTACATCGGTCGGATCCGCGTCGAGgtcccgctcttctctctcatgaCGAGCCCGCTGGATGTGGAGGTCGACGATATCTTGGTTGTTCTCGGGACGCATCCCGCGGACGAGTGGGATGCAGAGTCCTTCAAGAGCGTGTACTTGAACCAGAAAGAAGCGTCTCTCCAGCACAGCGAGTTCCAGTCGATGTTCTCGGCCATCGAGAGCGGCCTCACCTGGTCCATGCTCCTCACGCTTGCGTCCAACATCCGCGCTTCCGTCAGAAATGTGCACGTTCGAATTGAAGACTTCCACAGTCGGAAGAGCCGACCCTTCTCGATCGGCTTCTGCGTGAAGCACGCGCTTCTCCACTCCGCGCCGAAGGGCGCAGACACTTCCGAGCCTGGCTTCTGCACCCCCTCCGGTTCTCTCCAGGAAAACATGCTCTTCAAGATGATCTCCGTGGACGGTTTCGGCTTTTACATCGACGCCATCGCTGACCCTGAATGGCCCTT from the Toxoplasma gondii ME49 chromosome IX, whole genome shotgun sequence genome contains:
- the AP2IX8 gene encoding AP2 domain transcription factor AP2IX-8 (encoded by transcript TGME49_306000), producing MAAAACAGSVPSQSSPVVTPAKASGPFFSLSLSSTASQDSSPSAASGVGNFFPSHSTGMPSPANLFTAADSPSSLLELGVSAQSLLGAQGRAASPSGLQMGQGAPQQGPQGLGPDGSLDASVGSLDALGGTGPAHSASNVSVCQSSCFPGLLPPFNSGGAGMQFRGQLHMPSFSSDLSLGSQPGAASRAPHEGSFLPQLSGIGGLGGPQGFPAFSSFGGVDAARAALFFAQNSCPPQSLACQNGAVPQPGVSPGAAGPPNVALSPAGPNPRASAAAGAVGASGPESPGNFITAPQPAMSLFGSGPAGLPPAEQSHSFLDASSNVGTVTNFSMQSPTNYGVYPFGAGVAPQASGCPGPWPSSSLSLNPSPRLPSSVQSPEVFAPEGAQALPSLGVVPGSPGCPAAPPALVPHSSIQGQRREGSVHAQPSLQSPLPTAGTVNRGSSPAAAGLPVASPSGADVGAGAETPGADTAESIPSNALPKKYSGIWFDPQQNCWRASWVCATSGKRKFRYFSAAKFGHRHALQLAKVTKERAVERKKIRLPSAASGRGPAHPPGGTLVATPKLDPAELGSKAFSSEKPGDSPVPSQQAPVTAPVKAEDAKEGPAPAAPAGLEVPGTPEIQATPCEMLVKDEGSLTAGPGGPQPVSDPPTAEGASPARDEDGKRPGGALDPVALAEKAREMLKVPGVYYDSARMIWRAFWHEGGRRVIRYFTVNKHGFQRAHELALLTRRQAAMAMQQRRRQLTAGLVLAVNCGTGPASPGTPAPPGSVESKDGAEKGEGLSNVRASPGLAAVGLDAFAGGMNTGLQTSGGAPHAAECVARPVCNCGQMDGMHAHGCQLLLSQDRGLGCAVPAAPPFLAPSQGVMAPGVPGAYPSGQPNYYPATGPRGVGFPAGAPRPGNFDPALGGAPASATFPPPSPNGTTATSSSGGGGGCRVDYLERVAQLPKEEQVEWSEELKAWVVTPFPQGSGLLLKGGARGAGSDKGEGATAHGTRLSRMADGREILKMFTIRKYGFRVAREMAIEWRNRRREKLRVESEQQQMLHLRHKAPGAKGTRDNAGGVAPGPAVPALDPVHAINTAPTPTGANPALQAETRRAASPSFSASTCSSNPSSPPNSSGPHQQNLRHLMVSATGTGFGACDPSGLSSPFMQVNIPCVGGQKMPPETPSASASSLSGYSNPLSSPHLASQSPLFLQAPSGGPAGVVSPLSQFPTGLGPTPQAAPGGSLGTPQGAASAGLSGAGNSASSMVGGSVGLSATASGSGAFLEPPDARSSLPAGCGDLVRTGMGEPVPESGVLSQTPAASAASLPSTLGFVKPPEPSSVPGSSEVPSTRDCPANWLLLPDGSPRCPRTGEETGDTSTPFVSQLFDPKVGTWPSPQAAAPDTVSRPVGNPGAAGASGSSLAFFPSPPTSLSSSTSYPCPPTSPAVPSLPHSMPPCTPSPGDASKKLSGPEKSLLPVSQVSVPPEGFGLCAPSEGFLPSSSDGFFLPPGGVPQAATAAAAAALAGPPPSQLLLQQQREQQSRRRREGVRDDGAKKEEESEENGGSVGEEGSSVEAVGVMRNAVSHVLRNLQEVCIPGLLCSCSLESEIFNYLAARLDEWTKAVHAHRQLCASVLSNPKVEKAGPKESVKTEGDEKGPGGKPGDAGANDAKELSTDPATDPQAATMVLAPYLKLFAQCIRKNRLPNEMEPEVQVLLLDALVHLGALSGFGGQTPPADAAADGATGTTEPDQVAKGGAVGIQQYPKAVEQAQ
- a CDS encoding hypothetical protein (encoded by transcript TGME49_306010), which produces MCSKVLLCCQASTKAAPSPQHRSAAFPTNTIRTLKKPSGHHVNRTSVQQSHNRVNNATRIVSLGWRLAISELPEHVIQAEPDVWTLASKQASVYNLPCRSGVYRSSKCVKLSQASMLWYAEEGSSVCCESVRDSRWPLALGAVRCFTLLPSVPPASSELVKRRGGRQGIQPLPFRVFLFGFFSCYERLPRSLFSSFKNLPVVFREKLPPTAACICHSDLRNVVAVFFAN